The genomic stretch GAAAAGCCGGACCCTTTCGGGCCCGGCTTTCACCTTGCTTTTATATTATATCTTATCCAGATAATGTTTGAAATATTGGTTTAAATACTGGGAAACCAAAGCTCTTATCTCCTCTTTTCCCCCATGTCTCACCGCTTCTAAAAACTCTTCCTCCTCGATCAGCCGCTCACTTAACACACCCAGGATATCACTGTTTTCTACCTCATGATCACCCTTTGGTACCAGCATGATTAATACAACGCATACCCCCCTAAAATAAGGGTCGCTGAATGGCTCTCCATCCTTTGTCTGGCACACCGAAAACACCGGCTTTACCACTCCTTCCGTCCTGGCATGGAGCAGGGCAAAGCTTAAGTCCGGAAATATCTGGCTGCACAGCCGTTCTCTCCTCATTAGATCCTCTTGAATGATGCTCTGCCGTTCCGGATAGGCAGCCAGCTTCTCGCTGACAGCAATCAGCAGTTCCTCAAAGGTAATCCCATTATTTACCCTCTGGTATTCCATAAGTCGGATGACATTTTTTATCTGAACGGCAATAAAATTCACCTGGTCTAATTGAATGGTAAACTCCTTGTTATCCTGTTTTTTAGGCATAAATTCACACCGGCGTACCTTTCCTGCAATCTGCTCCATATCCTCAGCAGGAAGCAGGGGGCTTACATACAGGATATCAGCCTCCTCCTTAATGGGTATGGTGGATACAAAGAAATCCGTCTTGCTCAGCACGTAGGGAGATAGATCCGTCATTCCATAGACCGATAACTCCACCCTGTCTGCAAAATCCCTGGCAACCTTGGAAGACATAAGCCGTGAGATTCCGATCCCGCTGGCGCAGACGATCCCTATATTCACCTTTCTCCGGCTTTCCTTCCTGCTTTCCATCCGAACCTCTGCCGCACCGAAATGAATGGCAAGAAACCCAATCTCTGATTCCGGCACTTCATATCCATACCGCCCTTCGATTACCTTCGCAACGGTTCTGCACCGTTCAAATATGACCGGATAATCCTGCTTAATCTGTTCCAGCAAGGGATTCTGGATCTTCATGCCATTGGTTAAGCGGACCAGAGTCGGTTTAAGATGGGCAATCAAGCCCTGGATTACAAATTCCTCATCCTGCTTTAGCAGATAGGCAATGCTGTCGTCATAGCAGTCGATCATCTCATTGACCACATCCCACAGTTCTCTGGATTCCTCTATTTCACTTCTTGACTTCTCATCAATATTCAGCTGCTGGATTTTGGAACCTTTAATATGCAGACAAATATAGGCACACTCAATTTCCGGGATCTGAATCTGAAATTCAGCTTCCAGGGATTGGGTGATTCTCTTTGCCAGATCATAATCCTGATCATTTTGCAAACTGTCCGTCATGAGGGGGTTTTCCTCAATGATCTCCTGCCTTCGGATCCGGTTCACAGCAATTGCCACATGGATCACCAGTCCAAGATAAGAATCCTGGGTTAAATTGAGAATGCGTTTATCCCGGATTCTTAAGATGCAGGCTGTCACCCTTTTTACAA from Lacrimispora sphenoides JCM 1415 encodes the following:
- a CDS encoding BglG family transcription antiterminator encodes the protein MAVHDFTPRMQQIVLALLNEDGPVPVKQLADQIHISKRTVQRELEYIPRVLKKYGLTFCSKTGTGIWLEGDKDQMEALKAELEEDDALDVSDRIERQKRLTLEILKDKTLKKLYYYSDLFGVSEATVSSDLEVVKEWFHKYHLEIKRKPGYGVFIEGSERDFRRALRVFIDENIHTEIIQEMYEDRNQSVLNVIQNKSERNIYRILDDDIVKRVTACILRIRDKRILNLTQDSYLGLVIHVAIAVNRIRRQEIIEENPLMTDSLQNDQDYDLAKRITQSLEAEFQIQIPEIECAYICLHIKGSKIQQLNIDEKSRSEIEESRELWDVVNEMIDCYDDSIAYLLKQDEEFVIQGLIAHLKPTLVRLTNGMKIQNPLLEQIKQDYPVIFERCRTVAKVIEGRYGYEVPESEIGFLAIHFGAAEVRMESRKESRRKVNIGIVCASGIGISRLMSSKVARDFADRVELSVYGMTDLSPYVLSKTDFFVSTIPIKEEADILYVSPLLPAEDMEQIAGKVRRCEFMPKKQDNKEFTIQLDQVNFIAVQIKNVIRLMEYQRVNNGITFEELLIAVSEKLAAYPERQSIIQEDLMRRERLCSQIFPDLSFALLHARTEGVVKPVFSVCQTKDGEPFSDPYFRGVCVVLIMLVPKGDHEVENSDILGVLSERLIEEEEFLEAVRHGGKEEIRALVSQYLNQYFKHYLDKI